The sequence CCCCTGTTGTTCCAGCACACGCGTAAGGAGTTCTATTACGCCGTGGCGGTCGTTATGGTCGCGGCTGCCTTCCTGATTAATCGCGCAGTGCTGCACTCGCGTTTCGGCGCCTATCTGACGGCGATCCGCAATGACCAGGAGGCCGCTCTCGCGCTTGGCGTCAACGTCGGGCGCTACAAGCTCATGGCCTATGTGCTGAGTGCTGCCATGACCGCGATCGGCGGCACGTTCTACGCCCAGTTCGTGCTGTTCATCAGCCCGGAGAAGGTCTTCGGCGTCGCGCTCAGCGTCCAGATCGCTGTCGTCTGCATCATTGGCGGGAGAGGCACGCTCTGGGGGCCGATGCTCGGCGCCACCCTGCTGCTTCTCGGCGAGGAGGCGGCCCGCCGTTTCACCGGCGGCATCGTCGGCGCGGACATGCTGCTCTACGGCCTGATCCTGATGCTCGTCATCGCCTTTGAACCGCGCGGCCTCGTCGCCATCCTCGGCCGCATCGCCGCGTCACTTTCCCGTTCAAATGCAAAACCCTCCATGGAGAAGAATGATGGCGCTGCTTGAATTTCGCAATGTTGCCAAAACCTTCGGCGGGTTGCCAGCCATCAGGGACATGTCCTTCGAGGTCGGGAATGGCGAGATTGTAGGCTTGATCGGCCCCAATGGCGCCGGCAAGACCACCTTGTTCTCGATCGCATCCGGTTTCCTCCGTGCTACTCGCGGCAGCGTCTATTTCGATGGTAAGTCGATCGACAGGCTTTCCCCGCCGGCCATATGCCGACAGGGCCTTTGCCGGACATTCCAGATCGTCCGTCCCTTCGGCGACATGACGGTGCTGGAAAACGTAGCGATCGGTGCGTTCCTGCGCCATCCCGGCCATCAAGAGGCCGAGCGGCGGGCCATGGCCGTGCTGGAGCGGGTCGGCCTTGTCAGCCGTGCCACCCAACGCGCCCGAACACTGACGCTTGCCGGGCGCAAGCGGCTGGAAGTGGCCAAAGCTCTCGCTACCGAACCGCGCATCCTGCTGCTTGACGAGGTGATGGCAGGACTGACCACGGTGGAGACCGGCGCAATGCTCGACTTGCTGCGCAACCTCGCGGCAGACGGGCTCGCCGTGCTGCTGATTGAGCATAACATGCATGCGGTGATGAGCGTTTCCGACCGCATCGTCGTGTTGCATCACGGCGTCAAGATCGGCGACGGGTTGCCGGCCGATGTCGCCGCCGACCCGACGGTGATCGCGGCTTATCTGGGAGGAGACGATGACTGACATCCTCGAAATCAAACAACTCCATTCCGGCTATGGAGATATCCGCATACTGGAAGATATCTCGCTGTCGGTCGCAACCGGCGAGATCGTCAGCATTCTCGGCGCCAATGGCGCGGGCAAGACCACGCTGATCCGCACGGTCATGGGCACGCTGCCCGCAATGGCCGGGGAGATACGGTTCACGGGCGAGGTCATCTCCGGAAAACCCGCCCACCAGATCGCCCGGCTCGGGATCGCACAGGTGATGGAGGGCCGTCGGCTCTTCCCGCACATGAATGTCGAGGAAAACCTCTTCGTCGGCGGCGACATCCTGAAAGACAGGAACAGAACCCGCAACAATCTCGAGTGGATCTATTCGCTGTTCCCACGACTGAAGGAAAGGCGGCACCAACTCGCGCGCTCCTTCAGCGGCGGCGAACAGCAGATGCTGGCGATCGGCCGTGCGCTGATGACCTCGCCGAAACTGCTGCTGCTCGACGAACCGTCGATCGGGCTTGCGCCGGTCATGGTCAAGGACATCTTCGCCAAACTGCCGGCGATCAACCGCGAGGGCGTGACGATCCTGCTCGTCGAACAGGACGTGAAACGATCGCTCAAGCTCGCATCGCGTGGCTACGTCATCGAGCACGGCCGGATCGTGATGGCCGGCAGCAGCGAGCATCTTCTCAACGATGACGGCCTGCGCAAGGCCTATTTGGGACTTTGAGGTAAATCCATGCTGACACTTTCCGACGCGCTTGCCGCCAATGCCGTCAAATGGCCGGACGCCGTCTGCCTTGCCGATGCGCAGCGGCAGTTGACCTTTTCAGAACTGAACGCGCGAACAAGCCGGCTTGCCAATGGCCTTCTCTCCATGGGTGTCCGGTCCGGCGATGCCATTGCCGTCTATGCGCGCAATTCGATCGAATACATGGAAGTTTTCCATGTCGCCGCCCGGCTCGGCATGCGCCTTGTCACGCTAAACTTCTGGCTTAGAACGACGGAGATGGCCGTGTTGCTGGATCACTCCGAAGCCCGTTTTCTCGTCATCGGCGAAAGCGCCCAGCACGAGATCGCGGCCCATCGGGCACTCTTTTCCAAAGTCGAGCATGTTCTGGTGATCGGAAATCCCGTCATCGATGATGCCTGTTCCTGGGCAAGCCTGATGGAGGCCGGAGACGACACCGATCCGGCGATAGCGGTCGATCCGCAGGCGCCTTTCTGGATGATGTACACCTCCGGCACAACCGGAAACCCCAAGGGCCTCCACCGCTCCTTCCAGCGCACGGCCATGTGCATATGGGCCGGCATCATCGAGTTCGGCTACACCCGCCACGACCGCTTTCTGGCGCTTTCGCCGTTCTTCCACGGGGTGCATTTCATGCCCCTCATGGTGTTGCAGGCCGGCGGCGGCATCTACATTGAACCGGAATTCAAAGCAGCCCGTGTCCTCGAGACCATCGAGAGGCAAGAGATCACGGCGACCTTCATGGTGCCGACCATGCTGAACCTGCTGATGCAGGAGCCGCGTTTCGAAGAAACCGACTTTTCCGC is a genomic window of Martelella sp. NC20 containing:
- a CDS encoding ABC transporter ATP-binding protein encodes the protein MALLEFRNVAKTFGGLPAIRDMSFEVGNGEIVGLIGPNGAGKTTLFSIASGFLRATRGSVYFDGKSIDRLSPPAICRQGLCRTFQIVRPFGDMTVLENVAIGAFLRHPGHQEAERRAMAVLERVGLVSRATQRARTLTLAGRKRLEVAKALATEPRILLLDEVMAGLTTVETGAMLDLLRNLAADGLAVLLIEHNMHAVMSVSDRIVVLHHGVKIGDGLPADVAADPTVIAAYLGGDDD
- a CDS encoding branched-chain amino acid ABC transporter permease — its product is MTMPSKLLAWGLGAVLVLGIPFVFSNPYWLSIVILVLLYAYLAYAWNLIGGIGGQLSLGHAAWFGIGAYTSTVLFIDFGLTPWIGMLAGAVIAGAIAAVIGLPCFRLRGAYFALATIAATMVLRIIVENTHGLLGGPRGLEVTLMRDAPLLFQHTRKEFYYAVAVVMVAAAFLINRAVLHSRFGAYLTAIRNDQEAALALGVNVGRYKLMAYVLSAAMTAIGGTFYAQFVLFISPEKVFGVALSVQIAVVCIIGGRGTLWGPMLGATLLLLGEEAARRFTGGIVGADMLLYGLILMLVIAFEPRGLVAILGRIAASLSRSNAKPSMEKNDGAA
- a CDS encoding ABC transporter ATP-binding protein; this translates as MTDILEIKQLHSGYGDIRILEDISLSVATGEIVSILGANGAGKTTLIRTVMGTLPAMAGEIRFTGEVISGKPAHQIARLGIAQVMEGRRLFPHMNVEENLFVGGDILKDRNRTRNNLEWIYSLFPRLKERRHQLARSFSGGEQQMLAIGRALMTSPKLLLLDEPSIGLAPVMVKDIFAKLPAINREGVTILLVEQDVKRSLKLASRGYVIEHGRIVMAGSSEHLLNDDGLRKAYLGL
- a CDS encoding class I adenylate-forming enzyme family protein — its product is MLTLSDALAANAVKWPDAVCLADAQRQLTFSELNARTSRLANGLLSMGVRSGDAIAVYARNSIEYMEVFHVAARLGMRLVTLNFWLRTTEMAVLLDHSEARFLVIGESAQHEIAAHRALFSKVEHVLVIGNPVIDDACSWASLMEAGDDTDPAIAVDPQAPFWMMYTSGTTGNPKGLHRSFQRTAMCIWAGIIEFGYTRHDRFLALSPFFHGVHFMPLMVLQAGGGIYIEPEFKAARVLETIERQEITATFMVPTMLNLLMQEPRFEETDFSALRSVVTGGAALSTATKACVMEVMGPVLHEFYGASESGFITVLHPEDQWRKERCCGQPCFGAEVQIRDELGHPLRAGEIGEVFSRCEGRFDAYYKDEARTAAVLDNGWFTAGDLGRMDDEGFVYIVDRKSDLIISGGENVYPREIEDVLSSHPGILECAVVGMPDPIWGEMVVAVVVPAGKTGPRAEDVIAYCSERLAGFKRPSRVEFVSSLPKNASGKILKRELKNNL